The Methylocaldum marinum genome includes the window CCTGCCTTCATGCAAGAAGTCGCTTTGGCGCTTAGTCGCAGCGTTTTTTATGCAGCTTGATCATCGCTTCTTTGGACGCGTTGAAGTCAGAAAAATCGAAAGCTGACTTTTTCTATGCGACTGCCAGGTCATCTTCCTTTCGCTCATCAGCATAGGATCGAAATACGAGGAGTTTCCAGGATATGGACGTACCACCGCCGATCTCGGTAATTGTTGTCAACTTTAACGCCGGCAAGCTTCTTACCGAATGCGTGCGCTCGGTGCTCGCTTCTACCGCACCCGTAGAAACTTTAGTCGTCGACAACCGATCTACCGATAACAGCCTGGATACCCTGCGCCAAGCCTTTGCCGAGAACGAACGGCTCAAGATTATCGAAAACCCTGAAAACCTCGGATTCGCCAAGGCAAATAATATTGCCCTGCCTCTAGCGCAATGCGATTACATTCTTTTCTTAAACCCGGACTGTCTGATCCGTCCCGATACGCTAGCGCGAATGTTGGCCGTCATGGAGAAGCATCCGCAGGCCGGAATGGCCGGCTGCCTGATCCGGAACCCCGACGGCAGCGAACAGGCGGGATGTCGGCGTGCCGTTCCGACGCCGTGGCGGACCTTTGTCCGACTGATGGGGTTATACAAATTCTCGAAATACCATCCAAAACTGAATAGTTTTATACAGACAGATACCCCCTTACCACGCG containing:
- a CDS encoding glycosyltransferase family 2 protein, with amino-acid sequence MDVPPPISVIVVNFNAGKLLTECVRSVLASTAPVETLVVDNRSTDNSLDTLRQAFAENERLKIIENPENLGFAKANNIALPLAQCDYILFLNPDCLIRPDTLARMLAVMEKHPQAGMAGCLIRNPDGSEQAGCRRAVPTPWRTFVRLMGLYKFSKYHPKLNSFIQTDTPLPREPVAIEAISGAFMLVRRSALEKVGPLDEGYFMHCEDLDWCMRFRQAGFEILFVPNVEILHVGGVCSTSRPALVEY